A section of the Virgibacillus sp. NKC19-3 genome encodes:
- a CDS encoding PTS sugar transporter subunit IIA gives MFKNLFKKSNSYQIYAPMSGAIVSLEEVPDPVFNQKMMGEGVAMIPTEGKIVSPIEGKIVQIPDSKHAIGIETDNGIEILVHIGLETVNLKGKGFTPKVNLEDLVATGDLLMEFDLDYIHDHAKDVITPIVITNSKNSDKQFAITEEKEGKAGVTEIITVS, from the coding sequence ATGTTTAAAAATCTATTTAAAAAATCAAATAGCTACCAAATTTACGCTCCAATGAGCGGGGCAATTGTATCACTTGAAGAGGTTCCAGACCCTGTATTCAACCAAAAAATGATGGGAGAAGGGGTTGCCATGATCCCAACTGAAGGAAAAATAGTTTCCCCCATAGAGGGGAAGATTGTACAAATTCCCGATTCCAAACATGCAATCGGCATTGAGACGGATAATGGTATTGAAATATTAGTTCATATTGGTTTAGAAACCGTTAATTTGAAAGGAAAAGGGTTTACCCCAAAAGTAAATCTTGAAGACCTGGTTGCTACTGGGGACCTATTAATGGAATTTGATTTGGATTATATCCATGACCATGCAAAAGATGTGATTACACCAATTGTTATTACGAATAGCAAAAATAGCGACAAGCAATTTGCCATTACTGAAGAGAAAGAAGGGAAAGCAGGCGTAACAGAAATCATTACAGTTTCTTAG
- the nagE gene encoding N-acetylglucosamine-specific PTS transporter subunit IIBC, producing MMKYLQNLGRSLMLPVAVLPAAALLMGIGNWILNLVNENSVIGNYLTSGGGAILDNLGILFAVGVAIGMSKEQDGAAGLSGLVAWLVAITVLSVSGVAGLQGIEEGAVNPAFENTENVFIGILSGIVASLMYNRFSQVRLPDALAFFSGKRLVPIMSAAAMMVVSAALFFIWPLVYSALVSFGEAIINLEAIGAGLYGFFNRLLIPTGLHHALNSVFWFDVAGINDIANFWASEGEQGITGRYQAGFYPIMMFGLPAAALAMYHTAKTKRKKQAASLLMAAAFASFFTGVTEALEFSFMFLAPVLYVVHAALTGLSLFIAAMFEWTAGFSFSAGLVDYTLSLGVPIANQPYMLIVQGLVFGVIYYFVFRFLIVKLDLKTPGREEGESGKGEVDESYNIEEGTLASEKDETAIMAAKIYEGLGGDANVLTVDNCVSRLRLEVDDMDKVDQDKIKETGVPGINVVGKHNIQVVVGTQVQFVADEIRKIRKRD from the coding sequence ATGATGAAATATTTGCAGAATCTCGGCCGGTCGTTGATGCTGCCGGTGGCAGTATTACCTGCAGCAGCATTGTTGATGGGGATCGGAAACTGGATTCTAAATCTTGTGAATGAGAACAGTGTTATCGGGAATTATCTGACAAGTGGCGGCGGCGCTATTCTTGATAATCTCGGTATTCTCTTTGCAGTCGGTGTCGCTATCGGGATGTCAAAGGAACAGGACGGTGCTGCCGGTTTAAGTGGGCTTGTCGCCTGGTTGGTTGCCATTACCGTTCTAAGTGTCAGCGGTGTAGCTGGCTTGCAGGGCATCGAAGAAGGAGCAGTAAACCCCGCATTTGAAAATACGGAAAATGTGTTTATTGGTATTCTTTCCGGTATCGTTGCCTCACTCATGTACAATCGATTTTCTCAGGTGCGATTACCTGATGCGTTAGCTTTCTTTAGTGGAAAACGTTTGGTTCCGATCATGAGTGCAGCGGCGATGATGGTGGTATCAGCTGCGCTATTCTTTATATGGCCCCTTGTCTACTCAGCCTTGGTTTCATTCGGGGAGGCTATCATTAATTTAGAAGCGATTGGAGCAGGATTATATGGCTTTTTCAATAGGCTACTTATTCCAACCGGCCTTCACCATGCGTTAAATTCCGTTTTCTGGTTTGACGTTGCAGGTATCAATGATATTGCTAACTTCTGGGCCAGTGAAGGGGAACAAGGTATTACCGGTCGTTATCAGGCAGGTTTTTACCCGATTATGATGTTTGGATTACCAGCAGCAGCGCTGGCAATGTATCATACGGCCAAAACGAAGCGGAAAAAGCAAGCTGCTTCTCTCTTAATGGCAGCTGCGTTCGCTTCATTCTTTACCGGTGTTACAGAGGCGCTTGAATTCTCATTCATGTTCCTGGCTCCTGTATTGTATGTGGTACACGCAGCATTGACAGGTCTATCTTTATTTATTGCAGCAATGTTTGAGTGGACCGCCGGATTTAGTTTCAGTGCCGGCTTGGTTGACTACACGCTCAGTTTGGGTGTGCCGATTGCCAATCAGCCGTATATGCTGATCGTACAGGGCTTGGTATTTGGCGTTATTTATTACTTTGTATTCCGTTTTCTTATTGTTAAACTGGATCTTAAAACACCTGGAAGAGAAGAAGGAGAATCCGGAAAAGGCGAAGTAGATGAAAGTTATAATATAGAAGAAGGAACGCTAGCTTCCGAAAAAGACGAAACAGCCATCATGGCAGCGAAAATTTATGAAGGGCTTGGTGGAGATGCAAACGTCCTAACGGTTGATAATTGTGTATCTCGCTTGCGTCTTGAAGTGGATGACATGGATAAGGTCGATCAGGATAAAATCAAGGAAACCGGTGTGCCCGGTATCAATGTAGTCGGCAAACATAATATTCAAGTTGTCGTCGGTACACAAGTACAATTTGTCGCTGATGAGATTAGGAAAATCCGGAAGAGAGATTGA
- a CDS encoding SDR family NAD(P)-dependent oxidoreductase, whose translation MANHNAKVAIVTGAASGIGYAITERLLKEGASVVGADLNEDRLSQLEQELGEHFVGLKMDVTKEADHEALVSKTISRFGKLDYAFNVAGASKAGTITDLSETDWKFTVDLVLNGVFLGMKHQAGQMKKQGSGGAIVNVSSLNAQVPMYTGSAYASAKAGVEMLTKNGALELARHNIRVNTILPGLVDTPLTEGFNSNEEIKDAFLERIPMNRAADPKEMAGPALFLVSEDASYINGASLLVDGAWAVSGYPDLSQWS comes from the coding sequence GTGGCAAATCATAACGCAAAGGTAGCAATTGTAACTGGAGCAGCTTCAGGGATTGGATATGCAATTACAGAACGTCTTTTAAAAGAAGGAGCGTCTGTAGTTGGGGCAGATTTGAACGAAGATCGTCTAAGTCAATTGGAACAGGAGCTTGGCGAACATTTTGTAGGGTTGAAAATGGATGTTACCAAAGAGGCTGATCATGAAGCCTTAGTTTCAAAAACGATAAGCCGATTTGGCAAACTTGATTATGCTTTTAATGTAGCAGGTGCCAGTAAAGCAGGTACTATTACAGATCTTTCCGAAACAGATTGGAAATTTACTGTGGATCTTGTGCTTAATGGTGTGTTTTTGGGTATGAAACACCAGGCTGGTCAAATGAAAAAACAGGGTTCAGGAGGGGCTATTGTCAACGTATCATCATTAAATGCGCAAGTACCGATGTATACAGGCTCTGCTTATGCCTCCGCTAAAGCTGGGGTCGAAATGTTAACGAAAAACGGTGCTTTAGAATTAGCTCGTCACAACATTCGAGTAAATACTATACTTCCCGGATTAGTGGATACACCATTAACAGAAGGTTTTAATTCAAATGAAGAAATTAAAGATGCCTTTCTGGAAAGAATACCTATGAACCGGGCAGCCGACCCTAAAGAAATGGCTGGTCCAGCATTATTCCTGGTCAGTGAGGATGCAAGTTATATCAATGGCGCGAGTCTTTTGGTTGATGGTGCTTGGGCTGTGAGTGGATATCCGGACTTAAGCCAATGGAGTTAA
- the tatA gene encoding twin-arginine translocase TatA/TatE family subunit, producing the protein MGLANIGIPGLILIVILALIIFGPKKLPEIGKASGQTLREFKKSTNDLMSDDDSPEVLDEKESSKEEKV; encoded by the coding sequence ATGGGCTTGGCGAATATAGGTATACCAGGTTTAATCCTTATTGTCATACTAGCATTGATCATTTTCGGACCTAAAAAACTACCGGAGATTGGAAAGGCGTCAGGACAAACGTTACGGGAATTTAAAAAATCTACGAATGATTTAATGAGTGATGACGATTCCCCTGAGGTTTTGGATGAAAAAGAAAGTTCCAAGGAAGAAAAGGTTTAA
- a CDS encoding SCO family protein — protein sequence MRFGKYLFMLVIVFLVACSDKIDSNMSEPMVDFEFITQDEEKLSSYDLEGNWWIANFMYTNCTMICPRTTANLIDVQQELKDSGLTPQIVSFSVDPSHDTPEVLKDYAKEYGVDMETWDFLTGYDFTTIQEISEGTFKTTLKEGAMEQRSHDFGFYLIAPDGEIVKKYDGMNFDELDMIMEDVKRVL from the coding sequence ATGAGGTTTGGAAAATACTTATTTATGTTGGTTATCGTTTTCCTTGTTGCCTGTAGTGATAAAATTGATAGCAATATGTCCGAACCTATGGTAGATTTCGAATTTATAACACAAGATGAAGAAAAATTAAGTTCATACGATCTTGAGGGCAACTGGTGGATAGCCAATTTTATGTATACGAATTGTACCATGATTTGTCCTCGGACAACAGCTAATTTAATTGACGTACAGCAGGAGCTAAAAGACAGCGGCCTTACACCACAAATTGTCTCATTCAGTGTCGACCCATCGCATGATACACCGGAGGTATTGAAAGATTATGCGAAAGAATATGGAGTTGACATGGAAACATGGGACTTCCTAACGGGTTATGATTTTACAACGATTCAGGAGATATCTGAAGGTACATTTAAAACCACTTTAAAAGAAGGAGCAATGGAGCAACGTTCTCATGATTTTGGTTTTTATTTAATCGCCCCTGATGGAGAGATTGTAAAAAAATATGATGGGATGAATTTCGATGAACTTGACATGATTATGGAGGACGTAAAAAGGGTATTATAG
- a CDS encoding GMC family oxidoreductase, translated as MVQRLEKADVVTVGVGWTGGIIAAELTKAGYKVVGLERGAEQKTEDFLQTKDELRFDSRYDLLQNLSNETITFRNTSDMTALPMREYGAFHLGTGLGGAGVHWSGVTWRFLPYDFEIRSQTIEKYGEEKIDTDMSLQDWGITYEELEPYYDRFEKTAGISGEENPYGGFRSDDYPTPPMKTTPALRLFKNATEEMGYQPFMAPSANLSEQYTNPDGKTIYQCQFCSFCSRYGCDFGAKSDPINTVIPTAQETGNFELHTYANVTEIIHEDGVATGVRFVDLTTGMEYEQPADVVVLTSFVLNNVRLLLQSELGQPYDPESQTGIIGKNYCYQVEFDGQGFFEEKYNMHMGAGALGMAIDDFNGDNFDHSELDFLHGGWISLRQNGRTPISSNAVPAGTPSFGREFKEQSIYNFYRMLSVGTQGASLPNVNNYLDLDPTYTDELGNPLLRMTFDFHEQDRNLRAFLAERMEEILTQMGASDISVDKELGSFDVEPYQSTHNTGGVIMGDDPETSAVNNYLQMWDHDNVFVVGASAFAHNSGYNPTGTVGALAYRAAEGIENYLSNGGGQLVQGEKSKKHV; from the coding sequence GTGGTACAACGATTAGAAAAAGCAGATGTTGTTACTGTAGGTGTTGGTTGGACGGGTGGAATAATAGCTGCTGAGTTAACTAAAGCAGGATATAAAGTAGTTGGTTTGGAACGAGGAGCGGAGCAAAAAACAGAGGATTTTCTGCAAACGAAGGATGAACTTCGTTTTGATTCCAGATATGATTTGTTACAAAATTTATCAAACGAGACGATAACGTTTCGTAATACATCGGACATGACGGCTTTACCAATGCGTGAATATGGTGCTTTTCATTTGGGGACAGGCCTAGGTGGAGCAGGAGTTCATTGGAGCGGGGTTACGTGGAGGTTTCTTCCTTATGACTTTGAAATTCGATCACAAACTATTGAAAAATATGGAGAGGAAAAAATCGATACTGATATGTCATTGCAAGATTGGGGTATTACGTATGAAGAACTCGAGCCCTATTATGATCGTTTTGAGAAAACCGCGGGTATTTCAGGGGAGGAAAACCCTTATGGTGGGTTTCGATCAGATGATTACCCGACACCACCAATGAAAACGACACCAGCACTACGCCTTTTTAAAAATGCAACAGAAGAAATGGGATATCAGCCGTTTATGGCACCATCTGCAAACTTATCTGAGCAATATACAAATCCGGACGGGAAAACAATCTACCAATGTCAATTCTGTTCTTTTTGTTCTAGATATGGATGTGATTTCGGAGCAAAGTCAGATCCAATCAATACTGTCATTCCAACAGCCCAAGAAACGGGAAACTTCGAGTTACATACTTACGCAAATGTAACAGAAATTATACACGAAGACGGAGTTGCGACAGGAGTGCGTTTTGTTGATTTAACTACTGGGATGGAGTATGAGCAACCGGCAGATGTAGTTGTATTAACGAGTTTTGTTTTAAATAATGTACGATTGTTGTTACAATCAGAATTAGGTCAACCCTATGATCCTGAAAGTCAAACGGGAATCATAGGAAAGAACTACTGTTATCAAGTTGAGTTTGACGGTCAAGGATTTTTTGAAGAAAAATATAACATGCACATGGGTGCAGGTGCTTTAGGGATGGCTATTGATGATTTTAACGGTGATAACTTTGATCATAGTGAGTTAGATTTTCTTCATGGGGGATGGATTTCCCTCAGGCAAAATGGACGTACGCCCATTAGTTCTAATGCTGTACCAGCGGGTACTCCAAGTTTTGGCAGGGAATTTAAGGAGCAATCGATATATAACTTTTATAGAATGTTATCTGTTGGAACACAAGGAGCCTCTCTTCCGAATGTAAACAATTATTTAGATCTTGATCCAACGTATACAGATGAACTTGGTAATCCACTGCTTCGAATGACGTTTGATTTTCATGAGCAAGATAGAAATTTAAGGGCTTTCTTGGCTGAAAGAATGGAAGAAATTCTTACACAAATGGGTGCAAGTGATATTTCTGTTGATAAAGAACTAGGATCATTTGACGTAGAGCCCTATCAATCCACACATAATACGGGTGGTGTGATCATGGGCGATGATCCGGAGACATCTGCTGTTAACAATTATTTACAAATGTGGGATCATGACAATGTTTTTGTTGTGGGAGCATCAGCGTTTGCTCACAATAGTGGTTATAATCCAACGGGGACGGTTGGAGCACTTGCATATCGGGCGGCAGAAGGAATTGAAAATTACTTGAGCAATGGTGGAGGTCAGTTGGTACAAGGAGAAAAATCCAAGAAACATGTTTAA
- a CDS encoding gluconate 2-dehydrogenase subunit 3 family protein, with product MVDHHSKKDSRVKKPEERIDRRTFIKNTGLLTGGIVGGGLLGGIIGNRWWPGTETETATDTNVEENNYEEARMFFKREEDFRVLEMVTETIFPEDDNGPGAIGLGVPYFIDRQLSGSWGNNNRDYMKGPFQEGAATQGYQSSLTRGEIFIQGIRLINQTSTSDYKQEFVDLEEEDRVSILSKFADGEVEMRGVSSSRFFNMLRESVLEGAYADPLYGGNRDMAGWRMKGHPGAVMSYLDVIEEEEFVEMTPIALKDH from the coding sequence ATGGTAGATCATCATTCTAAAAAAGATAGTCGCGTAAAAAAACCGGAAGAAAGGATTGATAGACGTACATTTATAAAAAATACCGGCCTTTTAACTGGTGGTATAGTCGGCGGAGGTTTACTTGGAGGGATTATAGGAAATCGGTGGTGGCCCGGTACAGAAACCGAAACTGCAACAGATACAAACGTTGAAGAAAATAATTATGAAGAAGCGAGGATGTTTTTTAAACGAGAAGAAGATTTCCGAGTATTAGAAATGGTGACAGAAACCATTTTTCCTGAAGATGATAATGGACCTGGAGCTATTGGTCTAGGTGTGCCATACTTTATTGATCGTCAGCTCTCTGGTTCTTGGGGAAACAATAACCGAGATTATATGAAAGGTCCATTCCAGGAAGGGGCTGCGACACAAGGATATCAATCTTCTCTAACTCGAGGAGAGATATTCATTCAAGGAATACGACTTATAAATCAAACAAGTACATCGGATTACAAGCAAGAATTTGTTGATTTGGAAGAGGAGGATCGTGTTTCAATCTTGTCCAAGTTTGCTGATGGTGAAGTAGAAATGCGTGGAGTATCTTCTTCTCGATTTTTCAACATGCTAAGGGAATCGGTATTAGAAGGAGCCTACGCGGACCCGCTCTATGGTGGAAATAGAGACATGGCTGGTTGGCGTATGAAAGGCCATCCTGGTGCTGTCATGTCCTATCTTGATGTCATAGAAGAGGAAGAATTTGTTGAAATGACTCCAATAGCACTTAAGGATCATTAA
- a CDS encoding YfcC family protein, with protein sequence MKETEERKNTKKRKAKFKMPDVYVLLFFLVVLASVATYVIPAGEYDRVEQNDITVVDPDSFHSVEQSPVGISNIFMSIAEAMIDSADIIFLILFLGGAFRLMEASGAINAGVLSLINKFENRRSLLIVLLGSMFALLLTTGFSANATVAFIPIGILIAKALKLDAIAGVAIVFLTSMTGFTIAFLNPKVLGIAQQVAELPLFSGIGYRIVLFVVFTVITILYILWYCKRIQDDPSKSYMGENKFPHDTSEVSIDTDIKFTVKHSIVLLLFIAGMAFYVYGALNLDFGMNEMTALFLVIAIGSGIITGLNANEIVAEFMNGMRGLVYAALIVGAARAVVFVLEDGKIVDTIINGFAQVLELFPSDIAAIGMLWANAIFNFFVNSGSGQAMVTMPIWTPLADILGITRQVTVQAFQFGDGITNLLWPTSGTLMAALAMGGVPYGAWFKFIWRLILIWMILASIAIYVAMLFNWGPF encoded by the coding sequence ATGAAAGAAACAGAGGAAAGAAAAAATACGAAAAAGAGAAAAGCCAAATTTAAAATGCCTGATGTTTATGTGTTATTATTTTTTCTTGTCGTTTTAGCGTCAGTCGCAACTTATGTTATACCTGCTGGTGAATATGACCGAGTAGAGCAAAATGATATAACAGTTGTTGATCCTGATAGTTTCCATTCTGTAGAGCAAAGTCCTGTTGGAATTTCTAATATTTTCATGTCAATCGCAGAAGCAATGATAGACTCAGCGGATATAATATTTTTAATATTATTTCTTGGTGGTGCATTCAGACTTATGGAGGCGTCAGGTGCAATAAATGCTGGTGTCCTATCTTTAATTAATAAATTTGAAAATAGAAGGTCTCTCCTGATTGTCTTATTAGGGAGTATGTTTGCATTATTGCTAACTACTGGCTTTTCGGCAAATGCTACTGTTGCTTTTATTCCAATTGGAATTCTTATTGCGAAGGCATTGAAGCTTGATGCAATTGCAGGAGTTGCAATCGTATTTCTAACAAGTATGACCGGATTTACGATTGCATTTCTAAACCCAAAAGTCTTAGGGATTGCACAACAAGTTGCAGAGCTACCTCTTTTTTCTGGAATAGGATATAGAATTGTTCTCTTCGTCGTATTTACAGTTATTACAATTCTATATATTCTTTGGTACTGTAAAAGAATACAAGATGATCCATCCAAAAGCTACATGGGCGAAAATAAGTTTCCCCATGATACGTCGGAAGTTAGTATCGATACGGATATCAAATTTACTGTCAAACATAGCATCGTTCTTTTATTATTTATCGCTGGAATGGCTTTTTATGTTTATGGAGCGCTGAACTTAGATTTTGGGATGAACGAAATGACCGCGCTATTTTTGGTTATTGCTATTGGTTCTGGAATCATAACGGGGTTAAACGCCAATGAAATTGTCGCAGAATTCATGAATGGCATGCGGGGGCTTGTATATGCCGCTTTAATCGTGGGAGCTGCTAGAGCAGTCGTATTTGTATTAGAAGATGGAAAAATAGTGGATACCATTATAAATGGGTTTGCTCAAGTTTTAGAACTTTTCCCATCAGATATTGCAGCGATTGGAATGCTTTGGGCCAATGCGATTTTTAATTTCTTTGTTAATTCAGGTTCTGGACAAGCGATGGTAACGATGCCTATATGGACGCCTCTAGCTGATATTCTTGGCATTACTCGCCAAGTTACCGTGCAAGCTTTCCAGTTTGGTGACGGAATTACCAATCTCCTGTGGCCTACATCAGGAACCCTAATGGCTGCCTTAGCTATGGGAGGCGTACCTTATGGAGCTTGGTTTAAATTCATCTGGCGTCTTATATTAATATGGATGATTCTAGCTTCCATAGCAATATATGTAGCTATGTTATTCAATTGGGGGCCATTTTAA
- the tnpB gene encoding IS200/IS605 family element RNA-guided endonuclease TnpB — protein MRVHKGYKFRIYPNKEQEILISKTIGCSRFVFNHFLAQWNDVYKETGKGLTYHSCSAKLTQLKKELFWLKEVDSIAIQSSLKSLADSYSRFFKKQNKVPRFKSKKHKVQSYTTKHTNGNIAIVGNRIKLPKLGLVRFAKSRDVQGRIFNATIRRNPSGNYFVSILAEVEVQPLEKTESSIGIDLGITDFAILSDGRMFDNHNFTSNMEMKLKREQRKLSRRALHAKKNGMNLLDAKNYQKQKIKVARLHERLMNQRDDFLHKLSTEIIKNHDIICIEDLNIKGMLRNHKLAKSISDVSWSAFVTKLEYKAKWYGKTIVKISRWFPSSQVCSGCGHQDGKKSLEIRDWTCPVCHEHHDRDVNASKNILVEGLRTLALT, from the coding sequence ATGCGAGTCCATAAAGGATATAAGTTTCGTATCTATCCAAATAAAGAACAAGAAATCCTAATCTCTAAAACAATCGGTTGTTCTCGCTTTGTATTCAATCATTTTCTAGCACAATGGAACGATGTTTACAAAGAAACAGGTAAAGGATTGACTTATCATTCGTGTTCAGCGAAACTTACACAGCTAAAAAAGGAATTGTTTTGGTTAAAAGAAGTGGACAGCATTGCTATTCAGTCATCACTTAAAAGCCTTGCTGATTCCTATAGTCGTTTTTTCAAGAAACAAAATAAGGTACCACGATTTAAGTCTAAAAAGCATAAAGTACAATCCTATACAACCAAGCATACGAATGGGAATATTGCCATTGTAGGTAATAGAATCAAGTTGCCAAAACTTGGTCTTGTACGTTTTGCCAAAAGTCGTGACGTGCAAGGGCGTATTTTTAATGCAACGATTAGACGGAATCCCAGTGGCAACTATTTCGTATCTATTCTTGCAGAAGTAGAAGTACAACCATTGGAGAAAACGGAATCATCTATTGGCATAGACTTAGGTATTACTGATTTTGCCATTCTTTCAGATGGCCGCATGTTTGACAATCATAATTTTACCTCAAACATGGAAATGAAACTAAAACGGGAACAGCGAAAACTGTCAAGACGTGCGTTACATGCTAAAAAGAATGGTATGAACCTTCTTGATGCAAAAAACTATCAGAAACAAAAGATAAAAGTTGCTAGATTGCACGAAAGATTGATGAACCAACGTGACGACTTCCTTCACAAGTTAAGTACAGAAATAATCAAAAACCACGATATTATCTGTATCGAAGATTTGAATATCAAAGGAATGTTACGTAATCATAAGTTAGCAAAATCCATCTCTGATGTGTCATGGTCTGCTTTTGTAACGAAATTAGAATACAAAGCGAAGTGGTACGGTAAAACAATTGTGAAAATAAGTAGATGGTTTCCGTCTAGTCAAGTATGTTCCGGTTGTGGACATCAAGACGGGAAAAAATCGCTTGAAATAAGGGATTGGACTTGCCCTGTTTGCCATGAACATCATGACAGAGATGTAAATGCTAGTAAAAACATATTGGTCGAAGGCTTACGAACATTAGCTTTGACTTAA
- a CDS encoding CapA family protein yields MDETITFAATGDSFITRRLPKNDPHSCQIAEVMEQADVRFTNLEVTTHNFEAYPSAVSGGSWAVASPTVLSDLKSYGFNMVSWATNHTLDFSFGGLEATEKNLNHYNFVHAGAGHNLAEASKPTYMETVHGRVAIISATSTFP; encoded by the coding sequence ATGGATGAAACAATTACATTTGCCGCTACAGGAGATAGCTTTATCACTCGGAGGTTGCCAAAAAATGATCCACATTCCTGTCAGATCGCTGAAGTTATGGAACAAGCGGATGTTCGGTTTACAAATTTAGAAGTTACGACCCATAACTTTGAAGCCTATCCTTCGGCCGTTAGCGGGGGCTCCTGGGCAGTAGCTTCTCCAACTGTTCTGAGCGATTTAAAATCCTATGGCTTTAATATGGTTTCATGGGCGACAAATCACACGTTGGATTTTTCTTTTGGAGGACTGGAAGCAACTGAAAAAAATTTAAACCATTATAATTTTGTTCATGCAGGCGCAGGGCATAATCTGGCTGAAGCAAGCAAACCAACATATATGGAAACCGTTCATGGACGAGTTGCTATAATCTCCGCTACATCCACTTTCCCTTAA
- a CDS encoding amidohydrolase: MDEVIKLRRQLHQFPEVGFTEFKTAGKVVEVLQSLNFEVLYGEDAIEADSRRGVPSQEELDHAYQSAIKNGANPDIIKKMEGGLTAVIGTLKGNSPGPTIAFRFDMDALPVQESSESSHFPQENNFRSHYEGHMHACAHDAHTAIGLEFARKMANQDISGTLKLIFQPAEEGGRGALSVVEKGVVDDVDKIYCFHLGLDVPLGEISGGSKDWLATTKLLSHFHGVPSHSGAAPEKGKNALVGAATALLNIQSLPRHSSEQTRVNVGLLEGGTAINIVPQHAKMLIETRSTSSTVNSELEEYVKKIVEHSAQMHDLSYETEVIGNALTLTCDEELINVVTEEAAQIPMFHRIQDYHKGGGSEDASFLINRVQENGGKGTYMLVGTTISAPHHNQAFDIDEQVLVPTIHLLEQIAHRELGKN; this comes from the coding sequence ATGGATGAGGTAATCAAGCTTAGACGCCAATTGCATCAATTTCCAGAAGTGGGATTTACAGAATTTAAAACTGCGGGGAAAGTAGTGGAGGTATTGCAATCCTTAAACTTCGAAGTTCTATATGGGGAAGATGCTATCGAAGCAGATTCCCGTAGAGGGGTTCCTTCACAAGAGGAATTAGATCATGCATATCAAAGCGCTATAAAGAACGGAGCAAATCCCGACATTATAAAGAAGATGGAAGGTGGACTTACAGCTGTTATTGGTACCTTGAAAGGAAATAGTCCCGGTCCAACTATTGCTTTTCGATTCGATATGGATGCACTTCCGGTTCAAGAGAGTTCGGAAAGTAGTCATTTCCCACAAGAAAATAATTTCCGTTCTCACTATGAGGGTCATATGCATGCCTGTGCACATGATGCGCATACTGCTATTGGACTGGAATTTGCTAGAAAAATGGCGAATCAAGATATATCTGGAACACTTAAATTGATATTTCAACCTGCTGAAGAGGGTGGAAGAGGAGCTCTTTCTGTTGTTGAAAAAGGAGTGGTAGATGATGTTGATAAAATATATTGCTTTCACTTGGGCCTAGATGTACCTTTAGGCGAAATAAGTGGTGGATCAAAGGATTGGCTTGCAACTACGAAGTTACTCTCTCACTTTCATGGCGTCCCATCTCATTCAGGAGCTGCACCTGAAAAAGGAAAAAATGCTTTAGTAGGTGCTGCAACAGCTTTATTAAATATTCAGAGCTTACCTAGACATAGTTCGGAACAGACCCGAGTAAATGTTGGGCTACTGGAGGGTGGAACGGCAATAAACATAGTTCCACAGCACGCTAAGATGTTAATAGAAACAAGATCAACATCCTCTACAGTTAACTCGGAACTGGAAGAGTATGTAAAAAAAATAGTGGAGCATAGTGCCCAAATGCATGATCTTAGCTATGAAACAGAAGTGATTGGTAATGCCCTAACACTTACTTGTGATGAAGAACTAATCAATGTTGTGACGGAAGAAGCAGCGCAAATTCCAATGTTTCATCGCATTCAAGATTATCATAAGGGAGGAGGAAGTGAGGATGCAAGTTTTCTTATCAATCGTGTACAAGAAAATGGAGGGAAGGGAACCTATATGTTAGTGGGAACAACAATTTCAGCACCCCATCATAATCAAGCTTTTGATATAGATGAACAAGTCCTCGTTCCAACTATTCATCTTTTAGAGCAAATTGCACATCGGGAACTTGGCAAAAACTAG